In Xiphophorus couchianus chromosome 24, X_couchianus-1.0, whole genome shotgun sequence, a single genomic region encodes these proteins:
- the LOC114140846 gene encoding sodium/potassium-transporting ATPase subunit alpha-1, with protein MGLGKGKDDYKPAATSEHGEKKHKKGKQKKDMDELKKEVDLDDHKLTLDELHRKYGTDLSRGLSASRAKEILARDGPNALTPPPTTPEWVKFCKQLFGGFSMLLWIGAILCFLAYGIQAASEDEPANDNLYLGIVLSAVVIITGCFSYYQEAKSSKIMESFKNLVPQQALVVRDGEKKSINAEEVVAGDLVEVKGGDRIPADLRVISAQGCKVDNSSLTGESEPQTRSPDFTNDNPLETRNIAFFSTNCVEGTARGIVINTGDRTVMGRIATLASSLEGGKTPIAVEIEHFIHIITGVAVFLGVSFFILSLILGYGWLEAVIFLIGIIVANVPEGLLATVTVCLTLTAKRMAKKNCLVKNLEAVETLGSTSTICSDKTGTLTQNRMTVAHMWFDNQIHEADTTENQSGTSFDRSSATWASLARIAGLCNRAVFLAEQSNVPILKRDVAGDASEAALLKCIELCCGSVKDMREKYPKVAEIPFNSTNKYQLSIHKNTTPGESKHLLVMKGAPERILDRCSTIVLQGKEQPLDDEMRDAFQNAYVELGGLGERVLGFCHFHLPDDQFPDGFAFDTDEVNFPTENLCFIGLMAMIDPPRAAVPDAVGKCRSAGIKVIMVTGDHPITAKAIAKGVGIISEGNETVEDIAARLNVPISEVNPRDAKACVVHGGELKELTTDQLDEILKHHTEIVFARTSPQQKLIIVEGCQRQGAIVAVTGDGVNDSPALKKADIGVAMGIAGSDVSKQAADMILLDDNFASIVTGVEEGRLIFDNLKKSIAYTLTSNIPEISPFLLFIIANIPLPLGTVTILCIDLGTDMVPAISLAYEAAESDIMKRQPRNPKTDKLVNERLISMAYGQIGMMQATAGFFTYFVILAENGFLPMDLIGIRVLWDDKFVNDLEDSYGQQWTYERRKIVEFTCHTAFFTSIVIVQWADLIICKTRRNSIMQQGMKNRILIFGLFEETALAAFLSYCPGMDVALRMYPLKPSWWFCAFPYSFLIFLYDEVRRYILRRSPGGWVELETYY; from the exons ATGGGGCTTGGA AAAGGGAAGGATGACTACAAGCCGGCCGCGACGTCAGAACACGGTGAGAAGAAGCACAAGAAGGGGAAGCAGAAGAAGGATATGGACGAGCTGAAGAAAGAAGTGGATCTG GATGATCACAAGCTGACATTGGATGAACTTCACAGAAAATACGGCACGGACCTATCAAGG GGTCTTTCTGCCTCCAGAGCAAAAGAGATTCTAGCCCGAGATGGTCCAAATGCCCTGACACCTCCCCCAACCACACCCGAATGGGTGAAGTTCTGCAAGCAG CTGTTTGGTGGTTTCTCCATGCTGCTGTGGATTGGGGCGATCCTCTGCTTCCTCGCTTATGGTATCCAGGCTGCTTCAGAAGATGAACCGGCAAACGATAAC TTGTATTTGGGTATTGTGCTGTCTGCTGTCGTCATCATCACTGGTTGCTTCTCCTATTACCAAGAAGCCAAGAGCTCCAAGATCATGGAGTCCTTTAAGAACCTGGTCCCACAG CAAGCCCTGGTTGTCCGTGATGGGGAGAAGAAGAGCATCAATGCTGAGGAAGTGGTGGCCGGAGATTTGGTGGAAGTGAAGGGTGGAGACAGGATCCCTGCTGATCTCAGGGTCATCTCTGCTCAAGGCTGCAAG gtgGACAATTCCTCACTTACTGGGGAATCAGAGCCCCAGACCCGATCCCCAGATTTCACCAACGACAACCCGCTGGAGACCAGGAACATAGCTTTTTTCTCCACCAACTGTGTTGAAG GAACTGCCAGAGGAATCGTCATCAACACCGGAGACCGAACCGTTATGGGTCGCATTGCCACCCTGGCTTCCAGTCTGGAGGGAGGAAAAACTCCCATTGCCGTTGAGATCGAGCACTTCATCCACATCATCACCGGCGTGGCCGTCTTCCTGGGTGTGTCTTTCTTCATCCTCTCCCTCATCCTTGGCTATGGATGGCTGGAGGCCGTCATCTTCCTCATTGGTATCATTGTGGCCAACGTTCCAGAAGGTCTCCTAGCTACCGTCACT gtgtgtctgaCTCTGACTGCCAAGCGTATGGCCAAGAAGAACTGCCTGGTGAAGAACCTGGAAGCTGTGGAGACTCTGGGCTCCACCTCCACCATCTGCTCCGACAAGACCGGCACCCTGACCCAGAACAGGATGACCGTGGCCCACATGTGGTTCGACAACCAGATCCACGAAGCCGACACCACCGAGAACCAGAGTGGCACCTCCTTTGACCGGAGCTCGGCCACCTGGGCGTCTCTGGCCAGGATCGCCGGACTCTGCAACCGAGCCGTCTTCCTGGCCGAGCAGAGCAACGTTCCCATCCTCAAG AGAGATGTGGCTGGTGACGCCTCAGAAGCTGCCTTGCTCAAGTGTATTGAGCTGTGCTGCGGTTCTGTTAAGGACATGAGAGAGAAGTACCCCAAGGTCGCTGAGATTCCATTCAACTCAACCAACAAATACCAG CTGTCCATCCACAAGAACACGACTCCCGGAGAAAGCAAGCACCTGCTGGTGATGAAGGGAGCCCCAGAGAGGATTCTGGACCGCTGCTCCACCATCGTGCTGCAGGGCAAAGAGCAGCCTCTGGACGACGAGATGAGGGACGCTTTTCAGAACGCCTACGTGGAGCTGGGAGGTCTAGGAGAGCGAGTTCTCG gtTTCTGCCACTTCCACCTGCCCGACGACCAGTTCCCAGATGGCTTTGCTTTTGATACTGATGAAGTGAACTTCCCGACTGAGAACCTGTGCTTCATTGGCCTTATGGCCATGATTGACCCACCACGTGCCGCGGTGCCGGACGCTGTGGGCAAATGCAGGAGTGCAGGAATCAAG GTAATCATGGTGACAGGTGACCATCCAATCACAGCCAAGGCCATCGCTAAAGGCGTTGGTATCATCTCTGAAGGCAATGAGACTGTTGAGGACATTGCCGCCCGCCTGAACGTTCCCATTTCAGAAGTCAACCCCCG GGATGCCAAAGCTTGCGTCGTTCACGGCGGTGAGCTCAAAGAGTTGACGACAGACCAGCTTGACGAGATCTTAAAGCACCACACAGAAATCGTCTTCGCCAGAACATCACCCCAGCAGAAGCTTATCATCGTTGAGGGTTGCCAGAGGCAG GGAGCCATTGTGGCAGTGACAGGCGACGGCGTCAACGACTCTCCAGCTCTGAAGAAAGCCGACATCGGCGTCGCCATGGGAATCGCCGGGTCCGACGTGTCCAAGCAGGCGGCCGACATGATCCTGCTGGACGACAACTTTGCCTCCATCGTTACCGGAGTGGAAGAAG GCCGTCTGATCTTTGACAACCTGAAGAAATCTATCGCCTACACTCTGACCAGTAACATCCCTGAGATCTCacccttcctcctcttcatcatcgcCAACATCCCTCTGCCTCTGGGCACCGTCACCATCCTCTGCATCGACCTGGGAACAGACATG GTTCCCGCCATCTCCCTGGCTTATGAAGCAGCTGAGAGCGACATCATGAAGAGACAGCCCCGGAACCCCAAAACAGACAAACTGGTGAACGAGAGGCTTATTAGCATGGCCTACGGTCAAATTG GTATGATGCAGGCCACAGCTGGGTTCTTCACATACTTTGTGATCTTGGCTGAAAATGGCTTCCTCCCCATGGACCTGATTGGAATCAGAGTCCTGTGGGATGACAAATTTGTAAATGACCTGGAAGACAGCTATGGACAGCAGTGG ACATACGAGAGAAGAAAGATCGTTGAGTTCACCTGCCACACAGCTTTCTTCACCAGTATTGTGATCGTCCAGTGGGCCGATCTGATCATCTGTAAGACCAGGAGGAACTCTATTATGCAGCAAGGAATGAA GAACCGCATCCTGATCTTCGGACTCTTTGAGGAGACAGCTCTGGCTGCTTTCCTGTCATACTGTCCAGGCATGGATGTGGCCCTCAGAATGTACCCTCTTAa GCCTTCTTGGTGGTTCTGTGCCTTCCCATACtccttcctcatcttcctctaCGATGAAGTTAGAAGATATATCCTCAGACGCAGCCCAGGAG GTTGGGTGGAGCTGGAGACATACTACTGA